The nucleotide window AAAATCCTCGGCGGAGGAATGCGCCAAGCTGGCATAATAGCCGCCCCTGGAATAGTTGCTCTTGAAAAAATGATTGACAGACTAGAAGAAGACCATAAAAACGCGAGGGTATTGGCTGAGGGATTAGCTCAGATAAATGGTATCTCAATTGAGCTAGAGAATGTGCAGACAAATATAGTTCACTTCAACGTAAGCGAATTACCAGTCACCTCAGATCAATTCGCTTCAAAACTGAGAGAAAATGGGGTACTTGCACTACCACGAGACAAGAAACGATTGAGGATGGTCACGCATAGAGGAATCGAAAAGGAAAACGTTGACAAAACACTAAACATAGTCGACAGTATCGTGAAGAAACTACATGGATAAGCGACAACCCCGTCCTATTATGACTTTTCATACACGCGAGGTCATAAATAGATCTAAGATACCATTTTTCTCTCCTTCGGAAACTGCTCACACTCTCTCTTATCGAGTATTTCCCGTAGATGCTGAATAACCATCCAGATTTCATAATAAGTGTTATAGAGAGGTGTAGGAGCGATCCTTATGATGTTTGGAGGTCTATAATCAGGGACCACACCTCTGGCCCTTAAAGCTTCACTTATCCTCAGGCTTTCTTCGTGTTCAATCGCAACATGTCCACCTCTGCGCTGAGCTTCTCTCGGTGTTCCAATTGTAAAATTATAAGGGTACCCAGAGAGAACTTCGTCAATCAAATACATCAGATATGACGTCATCTTCAGAGACTTCTTTCTTATAGCGTCTATCCCAGCTTCGAGAATTATCTCAAGGGAGCCTTCAATCGGTGCTGAACTCAAAATCGCAGGCGATGATATCTGCCATCCTCCTGCACTCTCGGAATGCTCAAAACTGAGAGACATATCGAACTGTTTATCTTTAACCTGTCCAAACCAACCAGCAAGCGCAGGCTCACAGCCAAAGTGCTTCTTGTTCAAGTACAGAAAGGCTGCACCACCAGGTCCCCCGTTCAGGTACTTGTAACTGCACCAAAGGGCAAAATCCACATCCCATTTATCAAAATAATGTTGCACAACACCCACAGAGTGGCAACAATCGAAACCTATTGATATTCCCAACTTATGTGCTTCCTCCGTGAGATATTGCATGTTGAGGAGTTGCCCACTTCGGTATAACACTGAAGGAAGAAAAACCAGTGCAACTTCCTCATCCATCAATGCAACAATTTTCTTCTCGTTCAAAAATCGGCCATCTTCGCTTGGAACAAGGATGAGATTTTCCATGGGACTTAATCCCTTAAGTTCTATTGCACTCCTCAAAGCGTATATGTCTGATGGAAAATCAAGCTCATCTGCAAGTATCTTTTTCCTTTTCCCATTAGGCTGATAAAAGGTATTCACAAGTGAGTGTATATTAACTGTAGTAGTACCTGTAGCAACGACCTCCTCAGGTTCTGCACCAACAAGTCCTGCGCACATGGCACCCAGTTCCTAAGCAAAATGGAGCCATGGACGCTTCGCTTCGAGCCATCCCCTTATACCAAGGGTCTTCCACTCATTTAATACTCGAAAAAGTGAACTCTCAGAATCCTTGGATAAAAGACCGAGAGAATTCCCATCCATATAAATTGCACCTTCAGGACCGTAAAATCTCTGCCGAAACCTTGCAAGAGGATCCTCAGAGTCAAGATCATGTGCATAATCCTCAGTTGTCTTAAACTTACAATTCATTATCGCATCCACTTCTCACTCTGCGACACTAAAATACAACATCTGAACGATATTTCACTTTCGCACCAACAGCACTTCTTTTTTACTTAAAATGTGTGCTAACCTTTTTTGACGAACAAATGTGAATCATCTAAAAAGGGGCAGAGGAATTCCAGCGCAGAGCGCACCGCGATTTAAACATGTCAGCACATCTGCCAATGCAAAATAAAAATGAGAAATTGTGGCGATATCTCCACTGTGATGGCTTTTCAGATCCCACCCACCACTATCTTTTTGTAGTTGTGATCGATGCGTACAGTCTCTGAGGAGTGATCAATGACAAAGGAACTAATCAAAACGATTTTCGCTCGACGCAGTATACGCAAATACACTTCTAAACCGGTTAACCAGAAAGACATTAGAACAATGTTAGAAGCTGCCATGGCGGCCCCTTCAGCTTCAAACCGCAAGCCTTGGCACTTCATCGTATTAACCAATCGGAAGATGCTGGACAATCTGGCTAGAGTTCATCCCTATGGCAAGATGTTATTCGAAGCGCCCCTCAGCATAGTAGTATGCGGCGACAAAACCACATCACCTCGCTATTGGGTGCAAGATTGCTCCGCAGCTACGGAGAATCTTCTCCTAGCAGCGGCTGCGTTGGGTCTTGGCGCGGTCTGGCTTGGTGTTCATCCTAGGGAAAACCGGCTGAGAGGTCTCATTAGGAAAGTGCTGAATATTCCAGAGACCAGTGTTCCCCTTAACTTGATCTCTATTGGCCATCCGGCTGAAGAGAAAGAACCACGCACACAGTACGACGAACTGCGAGTGCATCATGAACACTGGTAGTATAACTAAAGACAGGGAGTTTGGATGGTGGACTCTGTTGCTCTTACGAATTATGAGGGTGATGTTAGGAAGGCTCTTGAAAGTGGTATTAGACTAATAGGTGGTTTCGGAGTCTTAAAATCACCTCTCATAATAAAGCCTAATATCTGTACACATGTGGACAAGACAGGATTTGCTGTAACCAATGTAGAGGTAGTTGAGGCCTTAGTAAGACTGCTTCTCAAAGAGGATGAGAACCTATTGATTAAGATAGTAGAATCAGACAGTGAATCCAAGTTTGCTGATGAAGCTTTTGAAAAATTCGGGTACAAAAAGTTAGAAGAAAAAATGAAGAGCTCAGGCTTCGACGTATCTCTAGTCAATCTCAGTCGTTCCCCAACTGTCTCGACTAATCTGAAAGGACTTTACTTCAATAATCCTGAACTTCCTAGCATAATCGTAAGACCGAGATACTTCATCTCGCTAGCTGTTGCGAAAACCCACCCTTTAACCTTCGTAACTGGAACCTTGAAGAATCTCTTCGGCCTCCTTCCAAGAAAAGACCAATCATCTTACCATGCCCATATTAATGACGTAATCGTTGACTTAAACAGGCTTGTAAGACCAGACCTGTGCATCGTTGATGCAAGAGTGGGGTTAGAAGGTTGGGCAGGCCCGAAAACAAGGCGTATTAACATGTTTATCATTGGAAAGAAACCAGTGTCCGTGGATGCTACCATGGCTAGAGTTATGGGGTTCGAACCAGAGAAGATTCACCATCTTGCGAAAGCAGAAAAATATGAGCTCGGCACGCTGGATCCGAAGGTTTTAGGGAACAACGTCAAGTCTGCAAAAGTTAAGTTTAGGTCACCATGAGATTTGTCCCCGGACGCCCTTCTTCAATGATTATGCACACGTTGCGTGCTTAGAAAAAACCAGGAGTATGAGGGGCCGGTCCATTACAGGAGGGTTCAAATCCACCCCCAAACCCAAACATGTATTGCATTGTATTATACTATAATGCACTAGCGCGGGCTACCATTTTTGCAACGACTACTGGAGCCTAGAAGAGATAACTAGGATTAAAGTATTTAACAGCGCACATCCAAATCAGAATGTAAGGTAGGTTCAGGAAATGACTACGAGCAAAGAGAAACAAGATAAGCACTTTCCCCCCTTTGCGCATGATAACCTGTTCAGAAGGTTGTTCAGTAACCCAAACAAATTTTATCGCTACGTCTCAAGTGGTCAGGCGGTTGCTGACCTTGGCTGTGGTCCAGGTTATTATACGCTCGCTTTGGCTGAATGCGTTGGTCCCGAAGGCATGGTCTATGCAGTTGATTCGGATGAAAAGGTCATCCGAGCGGTGGAAAAAAAGGCGGACAAACGTGGTTACCACAACATTGAAGCGCGCGCTTCATCCGCTTCCGACTTGAGCTTCATAGAAGACGGGTCGGTTGACTTTATTCTTGCCAATGGACTGTTATGTTCCGTGGCGCCAAAACATCACGAGTCAGCTGTGAACGAAATGAGGCGTATCCTCAAGCCAAATGGACAGGCGTACCTTAGTGCGGCCAAAGGTTTGTTCAGTTATATGGACAAGGCGGAGTGGGAGAAAATACTTGAAGGGTTCAGAGTCGAGCGAAGGGGTGATCCTATGATGGGCGATAGATGGGCGGTTGTTTCCAAAAAACAGCAGTAAACATATGTAAAACCCAAACACTTAAAATATCAAGTTTATGTGCGCTTAAAAAAGGGATTTTGCGGGAGACATCTCCACGGTATGTGGGTTCAAATCCCATCCCCGGCTTCCAGAATCTAATTTAGAGCTTAATTTCGCGTGCACATTTCTGGTGCTTCCTAGGCTTTAACATCGATGCAGGCACACTCTACAAAAACGCGAACGTAAGTAGAATGAACAACGGCAAAAACCCTATAATTGCAGCTAAACTGGTGCTTCTCCATGAGAGCATTTCTGATGTTCGAACGGCGAAAATAACGAGTATCAAAGGCCACAAAACTAAGGGAATAACAAAGCCAAAGATCAAGAAAATCACATTAAGCAAAAGCGAATTTTCAATTTGAAGACCGATCTCCAACAAGTCAACGGCGATTGTTATTAATGAAGGTAGAAAAACAAAGCCTAACAAAGATGCTATTCTAGAGTGACTGCTTGTTCCACCGAGTTGCCGTGCTGCCACATGCACTAAAACAGACATTATCAACCAGAAGAGCAGCGCTGCAGGGATTATCAGTACTGTCCTAGAAACAAGTTCTAATGGTTCGCCGATGCTAAAAGGAACGAAACTCCAACGTGTAGGAACAAAATCTGCTAGAGAGAATACAACAGTCCGAACTATCCATGCAACAGAAATTAATACGACGGAAACCAAAGAAAACAAGATTGATTGATCATAGCTGACTTCTTCGAACGTGCGTCGCGGATGTAAGAACGTTCCGCCGAAGAATCGCCTAAAATGCCCCCAAGAGAAGGCACTCAGGCGTCCGCTTAAGTAGAGATCGATGAAAATCATGAAAAAATAGGGTATGGACAAATACTCTGCTGCAATCACGGGATAGTTTAAGAAGAAGGGCTTTAAGATTGTTTCATTAAGTGGATTGAGAGTTGTGTCATTGAGGATAGTTATCAGTAGAAGCATGAAGCCAAACGTTATGCTGAAACCGAATTGAACTATGAAACTTCTCTTTCTTAGGAAAATCGCAGGAATCTGCGAACCTCCCAAGAAACTCACTATGGAAAGACCATAAACGAAAATTATTATTTGCTTTACACGGTCATCCGACGGCACAACACCCGAGAGGTCCATGATGCTTTCCACAGCACTTGTAAGGAGAATGGAGTAGCAAACAAGCAAAATCCAACCAACTACAATACACACGTAACTTCTTGTTGAAGGCTTCAAATCTGCATCGATTCTCCTTTGGAGGTTGGAATAAATGTTCCTATTTCCTTAGCAGCGGGTTGATATTAATATTTTATCGGAAGGTCTCATAGTCGCTCTACTGTTAGTTAGCGCAATTTCATGTTGAAACGTGTCTCATATTTTACACCGAATTTTTCTTTAATTCGTGGCTAAGGTAGTCACAGTTTTCCTTTAACCTGGAATTTGCGAAGGGCAGCTAGGTAAGCAAATGCACCTACAATGGCGAAAGGCACGCTTGCAAGAAGAATTTTAGCTAGAAAGCCGAGTTCAATAGGAACACCTGCAAAAGTATACTGGCGAAGGGCTTCGGCAGCTAAACTTAATGGGTTCGCAGCAACAACGATAATTAACGCAGGCGGCAGGTAATTTTGAATAACTTCGATAGGGTAGTACACCGTACTTAGGGTGAGGAGAGCGATTTGCACAATGTTTTGGAAGGCAAAGAAGAATTCTCCATGTGTTGATGCAACTGCGGCAAGTGTAGCTGCGATGCCAGCGAGCCCCATGGCCAAGATGAAAAGGAAAGGCAGCAACATGAAGGCACTCCAGATTGCATGAGCCGGAAGAACGATTAGTGCAATTGCCATTAGAGAACTTGCGTACACTAGGGCAGCTGCGCCTCCAGCGAGCAAATAAGCTATAACTAGACCGTGAGTGCTGATTGGAAGGGACAGTTCATACTGGATTACACCTTCACGAAGAGCCAGCCAAATTCGTCTGCCTGTGTCCATGGAAGCAGCGAAAAGCCCCATAATTATGACTGCGGGGACAAAGTATACGAAGTAGTCGAAAGTCATCATTCTCTTGTAGACAAGTGCAACGACAAGCATGTCAGAGAGATTAAGACTTAGGAGCACTGCCATGAGCCATTTTGTTCGAAAGAAATAGGAGAAGTCGTTGCGTGCTATAGCAAGAACAACGCGAATCTCACTCATGCACTCTTAACTCCTTCTACGAGTCTCTGAATTAGAATCAAGCCTAAACCTAATGTGCTAACCGATAGGGCTGTCAGTACAGCCACTGCATAATAGGGATTCATGAGAAAACTTGGATCAAATCCTAGGATAAGACGAGTCAAGTCTGATCCGTATGTGAGTGGGCTGAACAGTGCAACTGAGGCGTACTGGGGAGGCAAGAAAATGAAGGGGTACAACACCGTGCTAAAACGAATTATTATGGTGCTTAGGCCTGTGACGATTGCAGTATAAAGGTCAGACGACTTGAAAGCTATGAAAGACAAGCCTAGCATCAAACCTGCTACACCGAAGCCAAGAAAAAACAGGGCAAACACGCAAGCAACTGCAGAAACCCATGTGAGGTTTCCGATGATTAGCAACGTGACGGTCAATGGGACTGCAAGCATTAGTGCAAGCTCTGCTCCGCCTTGCAAGGCAATACTCATGAATAGTTTTGTCCGTGAAATGGGGAGGCTAAGCAGGTAGGGCAATCGTCCTTCATGGGCGTGTTCAACAAAGTGACGCCCTGTGTGGGATGCCATA belongs to Candidatus Bathyarchaeota archaeon and includes:
- a CDS encoding beta-eliminating lyase-related protein yields the protein KILGGGMRQAGIIAAPGIVALEKMIDRLEEDHKNARVLAEGLAQINGISIELENVQTNIVHFNVSELPVTSDQFASKLRENGVLALPRDKKRLRMVTHRGIEKENVDKTLNIVDSIVKKLHG
- a CDS encoding nitroreductase family protein codes for the protein MTKELIKTIFARRSIRKYTSKPVNQKDIRTMLEAAMAAPSASNRKPWHFIVLTNRKMLDNLARVHPYGKMLFEAPLSIVVCGDKTTSPRYWVQDCSAATENLLLAAAALGLGAVWLGVHPRENRLRGLIRKVLNIPETSVPLNLISIGHPAEEKEPRTQYDELRVHHEHW
- a CDS encoding DUF362 domain-containing protein, yielding MVDSVALTNYEGDVRKALESGIRLIGGFGVLKSPLIIKPNICTHVDKTGFAVTNVEVVEALVRLLLKEDENLLIKIVESDSESKFADEAFEKFGYKKLEEKMKSSGFDVSLVNLSRSPTVSTNLKGLYFNNPELPSIIVRPRYFISLAVAKTHPLTFVTGTLKNLFGLLPRKDQSSYHAHINDVIVDLNRLVRPDLCIVDARVGLEGWAGPKTRRINMFIIGKKPVSVDATMARVMGFEPEKIHHLAKAEKYELGTLDPKVLGNNVKSAKVKFRSP
- a CDS encoding class I SAM-dependent methyltransferase, producing MTTSKEKQDKHFPPFAHDNLFRRLFSNPNKFYRYVSSGQAVADLGCGPGYYTLALAECVGPEGMVYAVDSDEKVIRAVEKKADKRGYHNIEARASSASDLSFIEDGSVDFILANGLLCSVAPKHHESAVNEMRRILKPNGQAYLSAAKGLFSYMDKAEWEKILEGFRVERRGDPMMGDRWAVVSKKQQ
- a CDS encoding YIP1 family protein, whose product is MDLSGVVPSDDRVKQIIIFVYGLSIVSFLGGSQIPAIFLRKRSFIVQFGFSITFGFMLLLITILNDTTLNPLNETILKPFFLNYPVIAAEYLSIPYFFMIFIDLYLSGRLSAFSWGHFRRFFGGTFLHPRRTFEEVSYDQSILFSLVSVVLISVAWIVRTVVFSLADFVPTRWSFVPFSIGEPLELVSRTVLIIPAALLFWLIMSVLVHVAARQLGGTSSHSRIASLLGFVFLPSLITIAVDLLEIGLQIENSLLLNVIFLIFGFVIPLVLWPLILVIFAVRTSEMLSWRSTSLAAIIGFLPLFILLTFAFL
- a CDS encoding ABC transporter permease; this translates as MSEIRVVLAIARNDFSYFFRTKWLMAVLLSLNLSDMLVVALVYKRMMTFDYFVYFVPAVIIMGLFAASMDTGRRIWLALREGVIQYELSLPISTHGLVIAYLLAGGAAALVYASSLMAIALIVLPAHAIWSAFMLLPFLFILAMGLAGIAATLAAVASTHGEFFFAFQNIVQIALLTLSTVYYPIEVIQNYLPPALIIVVAANPLSLAAEALRQYTFAGVPIELGFLAKILLASVPFAIVGAFAYLAALRKFQVKGKL
- a CDS encoding ABC transporter permease yields the protein MRNVLRLVWFDLKQELKPPVWIIMGWAVFLVQVSVYGVMISQLVTGIDNYFQFYAVGLVIMITFDMASHTGRHFVEHAHEGRLPYLLSLPISRTKLFMSIALQGGAELALMLAVPLTVTLLIIGNLTWVSAVACVFALFFLGFGVAGLMLGLSFIAFKSSDLYTAIVTGLSTIIIRFSTVLYPFIFLPPQYASVALFSPLTYGSDLTRLILGFDPSFLMNPYYAVAVLTALSVSTLGLGLILIQRLVEGVKSA